In Nerophis ophidion isolate RoL-2023_Sa unplaced genomic scaffold, RoL_Noph_v1.0 HiC_scaffold_52, whole genome shotgun sequence, a single genomic region encodes these proteins:
- the LOC133546947 gene encoding zinc finger protein 391-like isoform X5 codes for MPRRCVVGGCNNTNREGFKLHHWPKDAKVARNWTKFVQNTRVWGKPTKWSVVCSAHFTDESYATTEMARMFGYPPTLKADAFPTIKSKKSAARPPLNVPKCVSYSGTKDLDSTASNGGSLFPQMSELNPLDVLAHTASTEDDHVKNMGPSFPGLLTSTPKLDRSAFRKRERMRVLQDMFSNSYRHSTEEDDYQTFSRADIGVQIYPDVKSKDVQQPPHIIEVEEEVWMSQEGECPVGQEEADVSKFPLTVVSVKTEEHEDKPPESSQLHHSPNVQQVSAESHEEIPSKQQEWSSSVGQKELQAPSHIKEEEEELWKQLQMLVEDNDEDEAQSLQLHHSQSEENRGVALVSQHITEADGEHCEDIKSEPDSIFAPLSDMYHMMSHSSDHSDHIQQPLESKNDSKGDTRHHTNNKHFDCSECGKSFRHKSYITIHMRIHTGEKPFTCSVCKKSFSRKLDMTTHMRTHTGEKPFTCSVCKKSFSTKLVMSTHMRTHTGEKPVTCSICKKSFSRKQYMTKHMRTHTGENPLSCTVCDKRFRYKYQVSKHKCVTVMEAAGI; via the exons atgcctcgtcggtgtgttgtcggagggtgtaacaacactaacagggagggattcaagttgcaccactggcccaaagatgcaaaagtggcaagaaattggacgaaatttgttcaaaatacgagggtgtggggaaagccgacaaaatggtcagtggtttgttccgcacactttaccgacgaaagctatgctacgacagagatggcaagaatgtttggatatcctccgacactcaaagcagatgcatttccaacgataaagtcaaagaaatctgccgccagacccccattgaacgtGCCGAAGTgtgtgagctattcagggacaaAGGACCTCGATAGCACGGCAAGCAATGGCGGCAGTTTGTTCCCGCAGATGAGCGAGctaaaccccctggatgtcttggctcACACCGCTTCTACCGAAGATGATCACGTGAAGAATATGGGCCCTAGCTTCCCTGGCCTGCTGACATCAACTCCAAAACTGGACAGATCAGCTTTCAGGAAAAGAGAACGGATGAGG GTGTTACAGGACATGTTTTCAAACTCTTATCGACATTCCACTGAAGAGGATGATTATCAAACTTTTTCAAGAGCGGATATTGGAGTTCAGATATACCCTGATGTGAAGTCTAAAG acgtccagcagccccctcacatCATAGAGgtagaggaggaagtgtggatgagtcaggagggagagtgtcctgtagggcaggaggaggctgatgtcagcaagtttccactgactgttgtctctgtgaagactgaagagcatgaagacaaaccacctgagtcctcacagcttcatcacagtccaa acgtccagcaggtgtcagcagagagtcatgaagagattccctccaaacagcaggagtggagctccagtgtgggacagaaggagctacaggccccctcccacattaaagaagaagaggaggaactgtggaagcagcttcaaatgttggtggaggataatgatgaagatgaagctcagtccttacagcttcatcacagtcaaagtgaggagaacagaggggtggcgcttgtaagtcaacacatcacagaagctgatggagagcattgtgaagatataaagtcagaaccagacagcatctttgctcctctGTCAGACATGtaccacatgatgtcacactcttctgatcacagtgaccacatccaacaacctttggagagtaaaaatgactccaaaggtgatacgagacatcacactaacaacaaacactttgactgctctgaatgtgggaaatcatttagacacaAGAGTTATATTACAATACACATGaggatacatactggagagaaaccttttacttgctctgtttgtaagaagagtttctccagaaagcttgacatgaccacacacatgagaacacacactggagagaaaccttttacttgctctgtttgtaagaagagtttctccacaaagcttgtcatgtccacacacatgagaacacatactggagagaaacctgttACTTGCTctatttgtaagaagagtttctccagaaagcaatacatgaccaaacacatgagaacacacactggagagaacccgttgagttgcactgtgtgtgataaAAGGTTCAGGTAtaagtatcaggtcagtaaacacaagtgtgtaacagtcatggaagctgcagggatttaa